Genomic segment of Thermoleophilaceae bacterium:
CGACGCCATCAGCATCACGCCCGCCGAGCAGAGGGCCACCACCGAGAACGCCACGAGCAGCGCGATCACTATCCCCGCGGCCTGGTCGATGGTCGTGCGCACGCCGGCGCGCGTGAGGAAGCGCAGCCCGCCGATGCCGAAGCTCGCGGCCCTCGCCTGCGCGAGCGTCTGGTCGAGCAGGCTCCGGTCGTTGAGCCAGATCAGCGCCATGTTCACGCGCGGCACCGTGTTGAAGTCGTGGTCGAGCGCAGTGGGGCTCGCGTACACGCGCGGCCCCTTCGCCAGCGGGAAGGCCACGTTGTCGGGCGACACCGCCACGCCCACCACCCGCAGGCGAGCGCTGCCCACGTCCATCACCTGCCCCACGCGAATCCGCCAGCTGCGGGCCACCCCGCGCTCCACCACCGCTTCGCCCGCACCGCGCAGGTCGCGTCCCGCGACGATGGCGTAGCCGCGCCGGCCCGGGGCGATCAGCTGCACGACCCCGTTCGTGGACCCCTGTCCGTTCGCCTCCAGCGGCACCCCGGTGTACTCGCGCCGGTACGAGCGAGCCTGCAGATTCGGGAGCGCGCGCAGGCGGGTGTCCACCCGCTCGAGCGGCTGGTCGTCGAAGCGGGCGATCACGTCGGGCAGGTCCGCCCGCTGCGCCGACCGGTCGAAGCCGGTGTGCAGGCCATAGGCCACCGTCACCGCAGCGCCGAGCATCGCCGCGGCGGCCGCGATCCCGAGCCCCGCCAGAAACGTGCGCCCCGGGTGCACGCCCAGGCGCCTGACCGACGCTGTGAGCCCGCCCGGCAACCTCATCTCTCGAGCCGCCCCTGTTGCAC
This window contains:
- a CDS encoding ABC transporter permease, encoding MRLPGGLTASVRRLGVHPGRTFLAGLGIAAAAAMLGAAVTVAYGLHTGFDRSAQRADLPDVIARFDDQPLERVDTRLRALPNLQARSYRREYTGVPLEANGQGSTNGVVQLIAPGRRGYAIVAGRDLRGAGEAVVERGVARSWRIRVGQVMDVGSARLRVVGVAVSPDNVAFPLAKGPRVYASPTALDHDFNTVPRVNMALIWLNDRSLLDQTLAQARAASFGIGGLRFLTRAGVRTTIDQAAGIVIALLVAFSVVALCSAGVMLMASAQAEVERRLQGIGVMRAIGFSSRSVVGQHVLDASVLALPAGAAGIAAG